gaccggaccataaccgACTCACTCCAGTATGAGCGACACGCATCCATAAGAGCTTGTCGATGCCATGCTAAAATTCATGAAATtcataaaattctgtcattaattactcgccctgatgtcattccaaacccgtaagacctttgttaatctgctgaacacaaattaagatatttttgatgaaatccgagagctctctgtcTCCTCCATAAACAGAAATTTACGcacacatgcgtgtgatgctgacgcaggagctggtCAACACTGTAAACACTACACACCTCAGACCACTTTCTCATCACTTTTACACTCAACCTGTCCCctaactcaacacacactccATCACAAGTTACTTTTCGGCGAAACCTACGCTCTCTCTCCCCATCTCAGCTATCCTCTTTGGTCTCATCCACACTTCCTCCCCCCAACCAGTTCTCATCACTGGACACTAACAATGCTACTGACACTCTTTGCACCACTCTAACATCTTGCTTAGATGACTTCTGCCCCCTTTTAACCAGACCAGTCCGTGCCACCCCCTCTGCCCCCTGGCTCTCTGATGCTCTTCGTGAGCATCGGTCGAgactcagggctgcagagaggaagtggcGCAAATCTAAAGATCCTACTGACCTTAGCTTATATCAGTCACtcctttcttctttctctaCTGATGTCTCCAATGCTAAAACCACATACTAtcacactaaaattaacaattcGACTGATTCCCGCACACTCTTCAAaaccttctcttctcttctttgcCCTCCTCCCCTCCCTCCCACATCAGCTCTTACAGCTGATGACTTTGCCACATTcttcacacacaaaataacaaccatCAGCGGCCAATTCTCCACACCACACACGGACAATAACATCTTAACGGAAAACGCACAAACCCTCTCCTCCTTCTCCATGCTATCTGAGGCAGATGTTTCCAAACTCATCCTCTCCAATCACCCTACTACCTGTCCGCTAGACCCTATCCCCACTCCTCTTCTTCAGGCCATCTCCTCCTCAATTCtacctgcactcactcacatTATCAATTCTTCCCTTCACACTGTAACATTTCCCACAGcttttaagcaggctaggaTTACCCCACTGCTTAAAAAACCCACTCTGAATCCAGCACTTTTAGAAAACTACAGACCAGTATCTCTTCTTCCTTTCATTGCCAAGACACTGGAGAGAGTTGTTTTCAACCAACTGTCTACTTATCTCACACAGAACAACCTCCTTGATGACCACCAgtctggtttcaagagtggccactcaacTGAGACTGCCCTGCTCTCAGTCACTGAAGCACTGAGACTGGCACGAGCGacttcaaaatcatcagtacTCATCTTGCTGGATCTGTCTGCTGCCTTCGACACCGTTaaccaccagatcctcctgtcaacACTCATGTCGAAGGGCATCTCGGGAACCGCACTCCAGTGGTTTGAGTCTTACCTCTCAGGTAGGTCCTTCAGGGTATCTTGGAGAGGTGAGGTGTCCAAGTCACATCATCTTGCTACTGGGGTAcctcagggctcagtgcttggaccacttctcttctccatctacatgtcATCACTAGGATTTGTCATTCAGGATCATGGTTTCTCctatcactgttatgctgataacacacaactctacctctcattccaaccagatgatccgacGGTTGCTGGTCGCATCGCAGCCTGCCTGACAGCCATTTCTGcctggatgaaggaccaccaccttCAACTCAACCTTGCAAAAACGGAACTGCTGGTGGTCGGTGCCAACCCAACACTTCGTCATAACCTTTCAATTCAACTTGGGTCGTCAACCATTACTCcttccaggacagccaggaaccttggagtGGTGATGGATGATTGTTTAAGCTTCTCAGATCATGTTGCTACAACGGcccggtcctgcagatttgccttgtacaacatcaggaagattAGACACTTCCTATCGGagcattccacacaaattcttgtccaagctcttgttctatccagactggactactgtaatgctctcttggctggacttccagcatgcactgtcaagcctcttcaactgatccagaatgctgcagcaagaCTGGTCTTCAACGAGCCGAAGAGAGCGCACGTCACTCCTCTCTTCATCAGTCTGCATTGGATGCCAGTAGCTGCTCACAtccaattcaaggctctgatgtttgcctacagaatGACCGCTGGCTCTGCACCGCCATACCTTAACTCGctacttcagacttatgcgccctccagaaacttgcgttctgcaagtgaacggcGGCTTGTGGTCCCATCAcaaaggggcacaaaatcactctctcGAACCTTCTCCGGGTCTGCtcctggctggtggaatgacctgccgCGCTCTATCCGAGCAGCTGAATCTTTAGccactttcaaaaaa
The Megalobrama amblycephala isolate DHTTF-2021 linkage group LG19, ASM1881202v1, whole genome shotgun sequence DNA segment above includes these coding regions:
- the LOC125253929 gene encoding uncharacterized protein LOC125253929, encoding MLSEADVSKLILSNHPTTCPLDPIPTPLLQAISSSILPALTHIINSSLHTVTFPTAFKQARITPLLKKPTLNPALLENYRPVSLLPFIAKTLERVVFNQLSTYLTQNNLLDDHQSGFKSGHSTETALLSVTEALRLARATSKSSVLILLDLSAAFDTVNHQILLSTLMSKGISGTALQWFESYLSDDPTVAGRIAACLTAISAWMKDHHLQLNLAKTELLVVGANPTLRHNLSIQLGSSTITPSRTARNLGVVMDDCLSFSDHVATTARSCRFALYNIRKIRHFLSEHSTQILVQALVLSRLDYCNALLAGLPACTVKPLQLIQNAAARLVFNEPKRAHVTPLFISLHWMPVAAHIQFKALMFAYRMTAGSAPPYLNSLLQTYAPSRNLRSASERRLVVPSQRGTKSLSRTFSGSAPGWWNDLPRSIRAAESLATFKKMLKTVTIMVTSSACGLV